GGTGAGATCCTGGCCCCGGTCTTCCCAGCCGGGGTACTTGCCACCGTCACCGGCGGGGCAGACGTAGGTGCCCATCTGAGTATGGATACCGAAGTCGATGTCCTGGCACACGTCGGTTCCAGCGAGACAGGGGAACGGATTGCCCGGGCGGCGGCCCTGACGGGAGCCCACGTCATCCTGGAAAACGGCGGCAACGACCCGCTGCTGGTGGACGGGGACGTGGATCCGCAGTGGGGGGCCGGACAGGCCGCCGTCGGGGCCTTCAGCAACAGCGGCCAGATCTGTACGTCGGTGGAGCGTATCTACGTCCACCGCAGCATCGCGGACGCGTTCTGCGCCGGACTCACCGCCGAGGCGAGGCAACGCAACGTGGACCGGGCCGTGGCTCCGCTGGTGGATACCCGGCTCCGCGATGCTGTGCACCGGCAGGTAGCCCAGGCGCTGGCACGCGGCGCCACGGTTGCCGAAGGCGGAGTAGTGCCGGAAGGACCCGGCGCCCACTACCCGGCAACCGTCCTGCTGAACTGTTCGGCCGGGATGGACGTCTTCGATGCTGAAACGTTCGGCCCGGTGGCTGCCGTGCAGGTGGTGGACAGTTTCGAGGAGGGACTTGGCCTCGCCGCGCAGGGCGATTACGGGCTGGCCGCCACGGTGCTGACGGGCAGCATCGCCCACGCGCAGCGTGCGGTCGCGGGCCTGGAGGTTGGCACCGTTAAGATCAACGCCGTCTTCGGCGGAGCTCCCGGCGGGTCGGCGCAGCCACGGCGCCGGAGCGGCCGCGGCTTCGGTTACGGCCCGGAACTCCTGGACGAGTTTTCCCTGGTGAAGGTGGTCCATATGGCCTCCCCCGGCCCCGCTTCGCCGGCAAGCCCGGCATGACGGACTTCCCGCAGCCCGGAGAAGTGCGCGGCCTGACGCCGGGGCTGCCGGGCCGGATCGCGGCAGCCTCGCTGCGCGTGGCAGTCATCGGCGATGTCATGCTGGACGGCTGGTGGTCCGGGGTCACCGAGCGGTTCTGCCGCGAAGCTCCGGCACCCGTGGTTGATATCCAGCGTCGGAACTACGCAGCGGGCGGTGCGGGAAACACCGCCATGAACCTGCAGTGCCTCGGCGCGCGGGTGCGGCTCGGCGGGTTGACCGGCAGTGACGCGGCCGGCGCGCAGCTGCGTACGATCCTTTCCGGAGCGGGGGTGGACCTGGCCGGGCTGGTGCAGCATTCCGGTGCCGAAACTGCCACCAAGTACCGGATAGTCGCCGGTGAGCAGGTGCTGTTCCGGCTCGACGACGGCGGCCGGTTTCCGGCGGCGGCCGAAGAACTGCTCGCCGCTTCGGTCCCCGCGCTGGTGGAGGGCGCCGACGCGCTGGTGGTCTGCGACTACGGCACCGGCCTGTTGCACGGGCGTGTCCGTGACGCCCTGATAGCGCTGCGGGGCGGCCGCCTGACCGTGGTGGATGCGCACGACGCCGCTGCCTGGTCCGGTCTGGGACCGGACCTGGTCACACCAAATGCCGCCGAAGCCGCCCTGCTGCTGGGCAGGGACCTGGGGCCGGACCGTGCCGCAGGAGTGCGTGCCGCGGCTCCGGCCCTGCTGGCCGCTGCCGGTACCGCCGCAGCCGCAGTCACCCTGGACCGGGACGGAGCGGCCCTGATCAGCGCCGGCGGCGGATTCCACCGCACCTGGGCCCGTCCCGCCGCGGAAAAGCAGGCATCGGGCGCCGGCGATACCTTTGTAGCCTGCCTGACCCTGGCCCGGGCCGCAGGCCTGCCGCTGTCCACCGCCGCCGATCTGGCGCAGAACGCCGCCGACATAGTGGTCCAGCGGCCCGGAACCTCCGTGTGCAGCACCGCCGACCTGGAAAAACACCTGGACAGCTTTGCCGACACGGCGCTTAGCCAAAGCGAGCTCCTGGCCCGGACGGCCGCCGAACGGTCTGCCGGGCGCCGGATTGTCCTGACCAACGGCTGCTTCGACGTGCTGCACCGCGGGCATACCCGGTACCTGAACCAGGCCAAGCAGCTCGGGGACATCCTGGTGGTGGCCCTGAACAGCGACGCGTCCGCCCGCCGGTTGAAAGGACCCGGCCGTCCGATTAACCCGGTGCACGACCGGGCCGGGATCATTGCAGCGCTCAGCTGCGTGGATTACGTGACCATTTTCGACACCGACACTCCGATTCCGCTGATCCGCGAACTGCGGCCGGATATTTACGCCAAGGGCGGGGACTACTCCGCCCAGATGCTCGCCGAAACCCCCGTGGTGGAGGAATGCGGCGGACGCGTGCGGATTCTGGACTACGTCTCCGACCACTCCACCACTGCCCTGGTCTCCCGGATCCGGGCGGGTGGCACCCCTCCTCCTCCCGCGGAGCGGCGGCAGGGAGGCGACGCCGGGTACGGGACCGGCGATCCCGCGGGCACCCACGGCACCGACAACGGCACCTCCGGGGATCCCCCGTGACCCGGCGCTGGTCCGGCGACTGGGCACTCCCGCCGGGTTCCGGCAACCCGGCGGACGTGGACGTGTTGATTCCCACCCGTAACCGGCCGGCCGAACTTGCGGTCACCCTCGCCGGGCTGGCCGCCCAGGACGGCCTCCGCTTCGACGTCGTCATCAGCGACCAAAGCACCGATGTCCCATCCTGGAACCACCCCGCCGCGGAGGCCATGGTCCGTGTCCTCCAGGCCCAGGGACGCTCCGTCCGGCTGCTGCGGCACCTGCCCGCCCGCGGGCTGGCCGAACAGCGGCATTTCCTGCTGGGGGAAGCCAGCGCACCGCTGGTCCTCTTCCTGGACGACGATGTCTGGCTGGAACCGGAGATGCTCGTCCGGTTGACGGCCGCGCTGGCGGCCTCCGGCGCCGGCTTCGTGGGGGCGGCCGTGCAGGGATTGTCGTATTTGTCCGACCGGCGGCCCGAGGAACAGCAGCCGTTCCAGATATGGGAAGACAACCAGGTGCAGCCCGAACGGATCCGCCGCGGCGAGCCGGGTTTCTCCCGCTGGACACTGCACAACGCCGCCAATCTGGCGCACATTGCTTCCGGACTGGGTATCCCGTCCGGCGAATGGCAGCTGTACCGGATCGCCTGGGTGGGGGCCTGCGTCCTCTATGACCGGGAAGCGCTGCTCGCCTGCGGCGGGTTCGGGTTCTGGGACCAACTGCCCTCCGGGCATGCCGGGGAGGACGTGGCGGCGCAGTGGCGGGTGATGGAGAGGTTCGGCGGCGCGGGGATGGTTCCCTCCGGGGCGGTGCACCTGGAGTCGCCGACCACGGTCACCGACCGGTCCGCCGACGCCGCCGAGCTCCTGCTGGGTGCCGGCACCGACGATCTCCACAGACCTGAAAGTAACCCACCACGAAGGAGGAACCATGGCTGACAAGCCCAGCCCGATCGATGTCCAGAAGACCCTCGGTGGTCTGGACTATCCCGCGTCGAAGGAGGACATCGTCAAGAAGGCCGAAGGTGCCGGGGCCGGAGGAACGGTCCTGGAGGCGCTAAAGAACCTGCCGGAACGCCAGTATGACGCGCCGACGGACATCGGCAGGGCGATTTCGGCTAGCTGGGCTGCTCAGGCAGTGGGATCCGTGGGACGGGGAGCTTCCGGATTATCCACCGGGGCCGGGGCTGCCGGCCTGCCCACGTTTCCGGCACCGCCGGGAATCTTTGCGGAGCTGCGGTTGATGCCCGAACCCTGGCTGAGGTGCTCGGGATTCGGCTTCTCCGTCATAAGCAGCAGCGAGGACACCAGCAGCGAGGCGATAAACGCGATGCCGACGGCGATGAGGCCGAGGTCGAACCGCAGTTCCTTTTCCGCTCCCCCGGTGGCGAAGATCATGGTGGCAACACCGGCAATCACGGCCAGCACGGCAGAGAAGATCAGCGGTGCCTTTACGGAGTTCCGCTTCTGCGGCCCGCCGGTTGAGCTGTTCGCCACTATCATTGCCTCCTGCTGTGTTGGGGTGGCGCGGATCGGTGCGTAAATGCACCACGCGCGTTACCTAGTTTACGGCCTACGCCTGCTCCACTGCGGCGGTGCGGGAATCGTGCCGGGCACCCAGTGCGGAAATGGCCACGATCACGGCGGTGACAATCGCCGCGCCACCGGTCACTCCGAGCAGGGCGCGGACGCCAAGGTCGTAGAACGCCGGCACCAGGACACCTGCCACGAGCGCAGCCGCACCGGTGATCAGCCAGTCGCGTGCCGGGAGGAAGTCCCGCCGGTTCCGCACCCACAGGATAATTTCCAGGGATCCACCAAGGATGAGGGCGGCAGCTGCCGTCACCCGGAACGCTTCGGCGGAGGCAAGTACCAGCGTGGCCGCACCGGCCAGGACATAAACCACTGCCTCAACCAGCAGGAAAGCCCGTACCTTGCCGTGTCCGCGGGCTGCGCCAAGCATCGGCCAGAGTGCGGCGCCGGTGAGCAGCAGGAAGGCTCCCCCCGCGTATGCCAGGACCGGCTCGGTGGGATCCTGCCAGAAGACGGTCAGCACGCCGTAAACGGCGGCCACCACCGCACGGACCAGCATGGGTCCCCAAGCTGCCCCGGGATTGGATGCGCCCACTGCAGAGCCTCCGCTTTCACTTCGCCGTTGTGATGGCCGGTTGGCCACCGTCAAGCTTAGTCGCTCGCGCCTGCGGCCGCGGCACCGGTGACCATCCAGGCATCCCGCCGGGAACGCCACGACAGCGTCACGGCGCGGGCGCTCATGTAGCCAAGTGCGAAGGCCGCCCACAGCCAGGCAATCCCGCCGGTGCCGGACAGGCCTGCCGAGTGCACCCAGATCAGCAGCGGGAGATAGGCCGCCAGGTTCAGCAGCCCGGTGAGGGCCAGGTATCTGGCGTCACCCGCGCCGATCAGCACGCCGTCCAGCACGAACACCAGCCCGCAGATCGGCTGGGAAAGCGCGAGGACCCAAAGCCCGGCGGTCATGGCCTGCTGCACCCCGGCGTCGTTAGTAAAGAGCACTCCTGCCACCGGTGCCACCAAGGCCAGCAGCGCCCCCGTGATGACGCCGAACCCCACCCCCCACACGATCATCCGGCGCGTCAGGGCGCGGGCCAGCACCGTATCCCCGGCGCCCAGCTCCTTGCCGATCATGGCCTGGGCCGCGATCGCCAGGGCATCCAGCGCGAAGGCAAGGAAGGTAAACACGGTCATCACCAGCTGGTGGGCGGCGAGGGATTCCGGCCCCTGCGCGGTGGCGACCAGGACGGTGGCGAGCACCGCGGCGCGCAGGCTCAGCGTGCGCAGCATCAGCCACGACCCCACGTGGGCGGTGGCCCGGATCCCGGACGCGGCGGGCAGCAGAGAAACCCCCTGCGAGCGGGCCATCCGCGCCACCGCGGCGAGGTAGAACACCGCCATGCCGCACTGGGCAATGCTGGTGCCCAGCGCGGATCCCGCCACGGAAAGGGAGAACCCGTAAACCAGCAGGTAGTTCAGCCCAATGTTGACGGCGAAGCCCACCGTGGCCACCACCAGCGGGGTGCGGGTGTCCTGCAGCCCGCGCAGCACTCCCGTGGCGGCCAGGACCACCAGCATGGCGGTCAGGCCCGGCATCGAGAAGCGCAGGTAGTCCACGGCGTAGCGGTGCACATCGCCGGTGGCCCCCATGGCGCTGCACAGCTGCGGAGCGAGCAGGAACCCGGCCGTGGAAAGCACCACGCCCAGCACGACTGCCAGGGCAATGCCGTCCCGTCCGGCGGCGAGCGCCTCGGCCTGCCGGTTGCCGCCGAGGTAGCGCGCCACCGTGCCGGTGGTGGAATAGGCCAGGAAAACCATCAGCCCGACGGCGGTCTGCAGCACCGTGGAGGCCAGGCCGACGCCGGCCAGCTGGGCCACCCCGAGGTGGCCGACAATGGCGGAGTCGGCCAGCAGGAACAAAGGTTCGGCAATCAGTGCACCCAGCGCCGGCAGGGCCAGGGCAAGGATCCGGCGGCTGAGCCGCCGGGAGGAAAGGTCGGCTTCGGTCTTCACGCCTTCCAGCCTACGTTTCGGGCACCTCCGGAATCGAAAGTGCAGTACTTACTGGTTTTCCGCTGGAAACCGGTAAGTACTGCACTTTCGATGCCCCAAACGGTAACTACTGCACTTTCGACGACGACGGCGTCCGCTCCCCGCCGTCGTCGTTCCTGCGTAGGACGACGACGGCCACCACTGCCGCCGCCAGCAGCAGCACTCCCACAAAAAGCACCAGTGACGGCCAGCCACCCTGCTGGAAGTAGTAGCCGCCCACCCAGCCCAGCAGGCTGGACCCCGTGTAATAGAAGAGGTTGTACAGCGAGGAGGCCTGCGCCCGCCCCTCATAGGCAAGCTGCGGAGTCCAGCCGGAGGCAATGGAATGCGCGGCGAAGAAACCGGCCGTGAACACCAGCAGACCGGACACAACGGCCGGAAGATTCTCGGCCAGCGTCAGGGCCAGGCCTGCCGCCATTGCCGCGATGGACAGCAGCAGCACCGGCTTCCGCCGGCCGCGGAGCCGGACGGCCAGGGTTCCGGCGGCCCGGGAGGACCAGGTGCCGGCGAGGTAGGCCAGGAACAGGGAGCTGGCCAGGCCCGAGGGCAGTCCGAAGGGCGGCTCGACCAGCCGGAAGCCGAGGTAGTTGTAGACCGCGACGAAGCCGCCCATCAGCAGGAAGCCCTGCAGGTACAGGGCCAGCAGCCGGGGGCTGCGCAGATTGGCCACCAGCCGCGCAGCCAGGCCGTGGCCGGGGTCGGAGCGGCGCATGGGGACAAAGCCGTGCTGGCGGGGAGCGGTAACCATAAACACGGCTGCGGCGCCGGCGGCCAGGAGACTCACGGCGGCCACGCCCACCCGCCAGTTCACCAGTTCCGCCAGCGGCGCGGCCAGGATCCTGCCGGCGAGGCCGCCGACAGTGGTGCCGGAGACATAGGTTCCGGCGGCGACGGCGGCATGGAGCCGGCTGACTTCCTCGCTGAGGTAGGCCAGGGCCACCGCCGGGATTCCGCCCAGCGCCGCACCCTCCAGGAAGCGGAGCCCCAGCAGCACCGGCAGGCTGGGACTCAGGGGAACGGCCAGGCCCAGCAGCACCGCGGCCAGAATTGCCATCCGCATAACGGGCAGCCGCCCAAAACGGTCCGCTGCGGCGGACCAGGGAATCACTGCGACGGCGAGTCCGAGGGTCGCGGCGGACACAGTGAGGGCGGCCGTCGAGGCGGAGATGTGCAGGTTCGCCGCCAGTTCCGGCAGGACCCCCTGCAGGGAGTACAACTGGGCGAAGGTAGCCACACCGGCGGCGGCGAGTCCCACCAGGACGCCGCGGTAGCCGCTGCTGCCGGGCCGGTGCCCTGCAAACTGCCCCGTGGAGGGTCCGTCGGTTCCGGCGGCTTTGTCCTGCCGGCTCACGGCTGGTCCGCGCCGAGGGGTGCAGCGGATATGGGTCCGCTGCTCAGCGCACCGCACAGTTCGGCATCGAGGTTGCGGCGGGCCTGCGCTTCCCAGAGCCCGCGTCCGGCCGGCGTGCGGTAGAGCGGATCGGCCGCGGCCAGCTGCTGGACCACCCGCCGTCGCCCGGCCGCAAAGTCCGCCTCCGACAGGTGCCCGTATTCGGCCCGGACCGCCTGCAGGTAGGAGCCGTAGCGGGCCGGTTCCCGGGCCAGCACCGCCAGGTCCGCGTCCGTGAGCAGCGCCCCGTTGCGGTCCGCGGGATCAGGGTCATGGGTGGCGGTGAGGCGGACCAGCCGCGCGCACTCCGTCACCTCTGCGGCGCCCACACCCGCAGGCACCAGCAGCTGCTCCGCCAGCCGGGCAGACGCTTCCTCGTCGGCCCCCGGACGGCCGGTGTAGACCGCGTCGTGGAACCAGGCCGCCAGGGCAACCGGGCGGGGAACATCGCCTCCGGTGAGCAGGTCGAGGGATTCGAGGACCTGCAGCAGATGCCTGCGGTCGTGGTAGCGGCGGTGCGGTTCGTTCCAGCACTCCAGCAGGCGTTCGCCCAGCTCCGGCATGCCGGGGAGCAGCCGTTTCCACCGGTGGCGCAGCGGTGCGGCGAGGGCGGACGGGCGTTCCCGTGCCGGGATTCGCAGCCCGCTGGCAATAAGGATGCGGACCAGCTGCCCGCCGCTGACCGGCTCCGCACCGCGGGATACGAGATCGTCATAACGTTCGCGGGGCACGTCGTAATGGTCACCGTCGAAGGCCCTGACGGTCACATCGGCAGCCCGGGTGAAGGCGTGCAGCTCAGCCAGGCTGACATCGGACACCAGGTGGGAAAAGAGGGTGTTGTGCGCCGGCCACATCGGCGGATCGATGTAGATCATGGATGCCGGGCTTCCGGCCGCAACAACAGCATCTTTCATGTCTATCGCACCCGGGGCCGGAATTTCCATGCAGCCGCCGCGTCCGTTGCGCACCCCCGGGGTCAGATCCTGAAAAACGCTTGTCCCGGCGGTCCCTCGGTGCTGAAATAACCGCATGGATGCCGTACCCCACGCGATGCCCACCGCTGTGCCCTCCACCGTGCCCACCGGCCCCAGCGTCCCGGCCGTCGTCGCTATCGGAACCCGCAAGGGACTGTGGCTGGCGACGAGCTCCGACCGCCGGAACTGGGAGGTGCGCGGACCGGAATTCGCCATGACAGAGGTCCCATCCCTGGCATTCGACACCCGCAGCGGGACGCCGCGCCTGCTGGCCGGGGTGCGCTCCGAGTGGTGGGGGACGAACGTCGCCATCTCTGATGATCTGGGCAAAACCTGGCAGGAACCCGAGCAGGCGGCCATTGCCTTCCCGGAGGACACCGGCGCCTCACTGGAACGCATCTGGCAGCTGGCACCGGACAGCGCGGACCGGCCCGGCGTCATCTGGGCCGGCTGTGAGCCGATTTCCGTGTTCCGGTCCGACGACGGGGGCAAGCACTTCGAGCTGGTGCGTGGGCTGTGGGACCACCCGCACCGCACCCAGTGGGGTGCCGGCTACGGCGGGCCGGCCGCCCATACCGTCCTGCCAAGCCCGAGCGACGAGTCCGTGCACGTGGCGATCAGCAGCGGCGGCGTGTACCGGTCCGACGACCGCGGGGACACCTGGGACGCCTTCAACTCCGGCATCATTGCGGACTTCATGCCGGAGAAGTATCCGGAATTCGGGCAGTGCGTACACAAGGTGGCCCGCGACGCCGGGAACCCGCAGCGGTTGTACGCCCAGAACCATGGCGGGGTGTACCGCAGCGACGACGCCGGCGGCGAGTGGATTTCCATCGCGGACGGCCTGCCTGCGGACTTCGGCTTCGTGATGCTCGCCCATCCCACCCGCCCGGACACCATCTGGACCATTCCGATGGGCTCGGCGGGAGAACGCAA
This window of the Arthrobacter sp. zg-Y919 genome carries:
- a CDS encoding aldehyde dehydrogenase family protein, coding for MSTTIRPKASAAPGTAVSPDLITILDPRDGTVVGSLEPTSRAGIRAAVAAARDALPGWAGTAPAERGRLLRAAAAALGLRAAELAGVNTRETGRPEAEALAGVHAGVAALEQYAELGPVHRGHSLRGGVLAADYTVAGPRGVAVVLTPWNDPVAVAAGLIGAALAAGNTVVAKPSERSPHTGKLLGEILAPVFPAGVLATVTGGADVGAHLSMDTEVDVLAHVGSSETGERIARAAALTGAHVILENGGNDPLLVDGDVDPQWGAGQAAVGAFSNSGQICTSVERIYVHRSIADAFCAGLTAEARQRNVDRAVAPLVDTRLRDAVHRQVAQALARGATVAEGGVVPEGPGAHYPATVLLNCSAGMDVFDAETFGPVAAVQVVDSFEEGLGLAAQGDYGLAATVLTGSIAHAQRAVAGLEVGTVKINAVFGGAPGGSAQPRRRSGRGFGYGPELLDEFSLVKVVHMASPGPASPASPA
- the rfaE2 gene encoding D-glycero-beta-D-manno-heptose 1-phosphate adenylyltransferase — encoded protein: MTDFPQPGEVRGLTPGLPGRIAAASLRVAVIGDVMLDGWWSGVTERFCREAPAPVVDIQRRNYAAGGAGNTAMNLQCLGARVRLGGLTGSDAAGAQLRTILSGAGVDLAGLVQHSGAETATKYRIVAGEQVLFRLDDGGRFPAAAEELLAASVPALVEGADALVVCDYGTGLLHGRVRDALIALRGGRLTVVDAHDAAAWSGLGPDLVTPNAAEAALLLGRDLGPDRAAGVRAAAPALLAAAGTAAAAVTLDRDGAALISAGGGFHRTWARPAAEKQASGAGDTFVACLTLARAAGLPLSTAADLAQNAADIVVQRPGTSVCSTADLEKHLDSFADTALSQSELLARTAAERSAGRRIVLTNGCFDVLHRGHTRYLNQAKQLGDILVVALNSDASARRLKGPGRPINPVHDRAGIIAALSCVDYVTIFDTDTPIPLIRELRPDIYAKGGDYSAQMLAETPVVEECGGRVRILDYVSDHSTTALVSRIRAGGTPPPPAERRQGGDAGYGTGDPAGTHGTDNGTSGDPP
- a CDS encoding glycosyltransferase family 2 protein, yielding MTRRWSGDWALPPGSGNPADVDVLIPTRNRPAELAVTLAGLAAQDGLRFDVVISDQSTDVPSWNHPAAEAMVRVLQAQGRSVRLLRHLPARGLAEQRHFLLGEASAPLVLFLDDDVWLEPEMLVRLTAALAASGAGFVGAAVQGLSYLSDRRPEEQQPFQIWEDNQVQPERIRRGEPGFSRWTLHNAANLAHIASGLGIPSGEWQLYRIAWVGACVLYDREALLACGGFGFWDQLPSGHAGEDVAAQWRVMERFGGAGMVPSGAVHLESPTTVTDRSADAAELLLGAGTDDLHRPESNPPRRRNHG
- a CDS encoding DUF308 domain-containing protein, yielding MGASNPGAAWGPMLVRAVVAAVYGVLTVFWQDPTEPVLAYAGGAFLLLTGAALWPMLGAARGHGKVRAFLLVEAVVYVLAGAATLVLASAEAFRVTAAAALILGGSLEIILWVRNRRDFLPARDWLITGAAALVAGVLVPAFYDLGVRALLGVTGGAAIVTAVIVAISALGARHDSRTAAVEQA
- a CDS encoding MATE family efflux transporter; this translates as MKTEADLSSRRLSRRILALALPALGALIAEPLFLLADSAIVGHLGVAQLAGVGLASTVLQTAVGLMVFLAYSTTGTVARYLGGNRQAEALAAGRDGIALAVVLGVVLSTAGFLLAPQLCSAMGATGDVHRYAVDYLRFSMPGLTAMLVVLAATGVLRGLQDTRTPLVVATVGFAVNIGLNYLLVYGFSLSVAGSALGTSIAQCGMAVFYLAAVARMARSQGVSLLPAASGIRATAHVGSWLMLRTLSLRAAVLATVLVATAQGPESLAAHQLVMTVFTFLAFALDALAIAAQAMIGKELGAGDTVLARALTRRMIVWGVGFGVITGALLALVAPVAGVLFTNDAGVQQAMTAGLWVLALSQPICGLVFVLDGVLIGAGDARYLALTGLLNLAAYLPLLIWVHSAGLSGTGGIAWLWAAFALGYMSARAVTLSWRSRRDAWMVTGAAAAGASD
- a CDS encoding MFS transporter, with amino-acid sequence MSRQDKAAGTDGPSTGQFAGHRPGSSGYRGVLVGLAAAGVATFAQLYSLQGVLPELAANLHISASTAALTVSAATLGLAVAVIPWSAAADRFGRLPVMRMAILAAVLLGLAVPLSPSLPVLLGLRFLEGAALGGIPAVALAYLSEEVSRLHAAVAAGTYVSGTTVGGLAGRILAAPLAELVNWRVGVAAVSLLAAGAAAVFMVTAPRQHGFVPMRRSDPGHGLAARLVANLRSPRLLALYLQGFLLMGGFVAVYNYLGFRLVEPPFGLPSGLASSLFLAYLAGTWSSRAAGTLAVRLRGRRKPVLLLSIAAMAAGLALTLAENLPAVVSGLLVFTAGFFAAHSIASGWTPQLAYEGRAQASSLYNLFYYTGSSLLGWVGGYYFQQGGWPSLVLFVGVLLLAAAVVAVVVLRRNDDGGERTPSSSKVQ
- a CDS encoding DUF4031 domain-containing protein, whose protein sequence is MKDAVVAAGSPASMIYIDPPMWPAHNTLFSHLVSDVSLAELHAFTRAADVTVRAFDGDHYDVPRERYDDLVSRGAEPVSGGQLVRILIASGLRIPARERPSALAAPLRHRWKRLLPGMPELGERLLECWNEPHRRYHDRRHLLQVLESLDLLTGGDVPRPVALAAWFHDAVYTGRPGADEEASARLAEQLLVPAGVGAAEVTECARLVRLTATHDPDPADRNGALLTDADLAVLAREPARYGSYLQAVRAEYGHLSEADFAAGRRRVVQQLAAADPLYRTPAGRGLWEAQARRNLDAELCGALSSGPISAAPLGADQP
- a CDS encoding exo-alpha-sialidase; this translates as MPTAVPSTVPTGPSVPAVVAIGTRKGLWLATSSDRRNWEVRGPEFAMTEVPSLAFDTRSGTPRLLAGVRSEWWGTNVAISDDLGKTWQEPEQAAIAFPEDTGASLERIWQLAPDSADRPGVIWAGCEPISVFRSDDGGKHFELVRGLWDHPHRTQWGAGYGGPAAHTVLPSPSDESVHVAISSGGVYRSDDRGDTWDAFNSGIIADFMPEKYPEFGQCVHKVARDAGNPQRLYAQNHGGVYRSDDAGGEWISIADGLPADFGFVMLAHPTRPDTIWTIPMGSAGERNPPQGRPAVYRSIDAGGSWERFDAGLPEYDFNAVLRDAADVDDADPAGIYFGTRGGEVYASSDEGETFSLVAANLPDVLCVRAVAL